The Rhipicephalus sanguineus isolate Rsan-2018 chromosome 7, BIME_Rsan_1.4, whole genome shotgun sequence genome includes a window with the following:
- the LOC119400569 gene encoding uncharacterized protein LOC119400569: protein MLLDGGSQRTFIQEEVSRSLKLRVIGEERLTIYAFGSQRPLDERSCRRVECWLRNWRDNTRVRIEALEMPEISGDLLPPPDDRIANIAQEQGLELADTVPDGYHPGVGVELLVGADHYWDITTGSVKRLTEKLVAVETAFGWALQGTDTISSAAACLTSVGVMRVSVNTEPDDVSRQLRSFWELEHLGIVDDAPLNAENDDVLRAFEDTIVHKNGRYEVRLSWKENASQLTDNKRTASHRLHSLTAKLLRNDEMIRSYDRAVRNYLDVGHAEEAPELGESPQGPIYYMPHRGVVQQGSETTKLRVVFDASSKAPGKLSLNDVLYAGPNLNPSLSDILIRFRVHNVAIMSDIEKAFLQIELVEWERDALRFLWYQSTPKQGELLPPIKEYRMTRVPFGATCSPFLLAATLRHHLKGVEENFPRTAKLL from the coding sequence ATGCTTCTCGACGGGGGCAGCCAAAGAACGTTCATACAAGAGGAGGTTTCCCGCAGTCTAAAGCTCCGCGTCATAGGAGAGGAGAGGCTGACCATTTATGCCTTCGGAAGCCAGAGGCCATTGGATGAAAGAAGTTGTCGTCGGGTGGAATGCTGGCTAAGAAACTGGCGCGACAACACCAGAGTCCGCATTGAAGCGCTGGAGATGCCCGAGATCAGCGGAGACCTGCTGCCACCACCGGACGACCGCATTGCCAACATCGCGCAGGAACAAGGCCTCGAACTTGCTGACACAGTACCTGATGGCTACCATCCTGGAGTTGGAGTTGAGCTGCTTGTTGGGGCAGATCACTACTGGGACATCACGACAGGAAGTGTCAAGCGACTCACTGAGAAGCTCGTGGCCGTGGAAACTGCGTTTGGATGGGCACTGCAGGGCACAGACACCATATCGTCTGCCGCAGCGTGCCTAACGAGCGTCGGCGTGATGCGAGTCAGCGTGAACACAGAACCAGATGACGTTTCTCGTCAACTTAGGTCATTCTGGGAACTGGAACACCTTGGGATCGTCGATGACGCACCGCTGAACGCCGAAAACGACGACGTTCTTAGGGCATTTGAGGACACCATCGTCCACAAGAACGGTCGTTACGAAGTGCGGCTTTCATGGAAAGAGAACGCATCACAGCTGACAGACAACAAGAGGACAGCATCCCACAGGCTTCACTCACTAACGGCGAAACTACTGCGAAATGACGAAATGATCCGCAGCTATGATCGGGCAGTCCGGAACTACCTTGATGTCGGACACGCTGAGGAAGCCCCAGAACTGGGTGAGTCCCCGCAGGGGCCCATTTATTACATGCCGCACCGAGGCGTTGTCCAGCAAGGTAGCGAAACAACCAAGTTGAGGGTCGTATTTGATGCGTCCTCCAAAGCACCAGGGAAGCTATCATTGAACGACGTTCTTTACGCAGGACCCAACCTAAATCCAAGTTTGTCAGACATCCTGATTCGATTTCGAGTGCACAATGTGGCCATAATGTCTGACATAGAAAAGGCTTTCCTCCAAATCGAGCTGGTTGAGTGGGAGCGTGACGCTCTCCGCTTTCTGTGGTATCAAAGTACACCAAAGCAAGGCGAATTACTACCCCCAATCAAAGAATACCGAATGACAAGGGTGCCATTCGGCGCTACGTGCAGCCCGTTTCTCCTCGCGGCTACCTTGCGTCATCATCTGAAAGGTGTCGAGGAGAACTTTCCCCGCACCGCTAAGCTCCTATAA